From Etheostoma spectabile isolate EspeVRDwgs_2016 chromosome 8, UIUC_Espe_1.0, whole genome shotgun sequence, a single genomic window includes:
- the LOC116694357 gene encoding ELKS/Rab6-interacting/CAST family member 1 isoform X4, translating into MYGSARSVGRGDANHSSGRDGGGTGNQGSGRSPRLPRSPRMGHRRTNSTGGSGGGPGGAGGKTLSMENIQSLNAAYATSGPMYLSDNEVAMTGDHLPKSGGTVTTMGRHRVTYGSRGNSSGVVAASTPNISTSVAANAVLPSGMMAGDALAFGDHHMASTVPHSLRQARDNTILDLQAQLKEILRENEMLRREVEVKESKLSSSMNSIKTFWSPELKKERALRKDEVSKITVWKEQYRVIQDEAQHLQMTVQALQDELRIQRDLNQLLQQDPSIQGRDLTLTSEPTEENYRRLQAEHERQAKELFLLRKTLEEMELRIDTQKQTLGARDESIKKLLEMLQSKGPSAKASEEDQERTRRLADAEMHRHHLESLLDQRDREINALREELHRRYEGTPESTKTKALQTVIDMKDAKINSMERGLRDMEEELLMLKSNGLLSCEERQEEMKQMEVYRSHTKFMKNKMEQVKQDLSRKDTELLGLQTKLETLTNQFSDSKQHIEVLKESLTAKEQRAAILQTEVDALRLRLEEKEATLNKKSKQIQEISEEKGTLNGEIHDLKDMLEVKERKVNVLQKKIENLQEQLRDKEKQMSSLKERVKSLQADTSNTDTALTTLEESLAEKERIIERLKEQRDRDDRERTEEIESNKKELKELKERLSLLQGDLSDRETSLLDLKEHASSLASSGLKKDSKLKSMEIALEQKREELFKVENQLKRAQNAALEAQANTEVAERIKNLEQEVARHKEDSGKAQAEVDRLLEILREMENEKNDKDKKINELERQMKDQSKKVASLKHKEQVEKSRNARLMDEARKREDNMSESSQQVKDTLRQKSERIEELEEALRESVQITAEREMVLAQEEAARSLQEKQMEELLGAMEKVKQELESMRAKLASTQQSLCEKETHLSTLRAERRKHLEEVLEMKQEALLAAISEKDANIALLELSSSKKKKTQDEVALLKREKDRLVQQLKQQTQNRMKLMADNYEDDHLKTASDQTNHKPSPDQMITPLLALSQNRSKLKLYIAHLTDLCHDRDPSILSQLTAPSHYHHSDPEDWEEELQKMSGEQLERELQVCEKESGELQEYANSVLQQIADYCPDILEQVVNALEESC; encoded by the exons ATGTACGGTAGTGCCCGTTCTGTTGGCAGAGGGGATGCCAACCATAGCAGCGGAAGAGATGGAGGTGGTACTGGTAATCAGGGATCTGGCCGTTCCCCACGCCTTCCCCGTTCCCCTCGGATGGGACACCGTCGCACCAACAGCACCGGGGGCAGTGGAGGAGGTCCCGGAGGAGCAGGAGGCAAGACGCTTTCCATGGAGAACATCCAGTCCCTCAATGCTGCATATGCAACCTCAGGACCAATGTACCTGAGTGACAATGAGGTTGCCATGACAGGTGACCACCTTCCCAAAAGTGGTGGCACAGTGACGACCATGGGGAGACACAGGGTGACATATGGGTCAAGGGGCAACAGCAGTGGAGTTGTGGCAGCGAGCACCCCCAACATCTCCACCTCAGTGGCAGCCAATGCTGTGCTGCCATCAGGCATGATGGCAGGTGATGCTCTAGCTTTTGGGGACCACCACATGGCCTCCACTGTTCCCCATTCTCTAAGGCAGGCCAGAGACAACACCATACTTGACCTGCAGGCCCAACTGAAAGAG ATTCTGCGTGAGAATGAGATGTTGCGACGAGAAGTGGAAGTAAAGGAGAGCAAGCTAAGCTCCTCCATGAATTCTATCAAGACTTTCTGGAGCCCAGAATTAAAAAAGGAGCGAGCTCTCAGGAAAGATGAGGTTTCTAAGATCACTGTCTGGAAGGAACAATACCGTGTGATTCAAGATGAAGCACAG CATCTCCAGATGACTGTTCAGGCTCTTCAGGATGAGCTAAGGATTCAGAGGGACCTGAACCAGCTGCTCCAGCAAGACCCCAGCATCCAAGGCCGAGACCTGACCCTGACATCTGAACCTACGGAGGAGAACTACCGGCGGCTACAAGCCGAGCATGAGAGGCAGGCCAAAGAGCTCTTTCTCCTTAGGAAGACCCTGGAGGAGATGGAGCTGAGGATTGACACACAGAAGCAAACCCTGGGAGCCAGAGATGAGTCCATCAAGAAACTTCTTGAGATGCTGCAGAGCAAAG GGCCTTCTGCCAAGGCATCAGAGGAGGACCAGGAGCGGACCAGGAGACTGGCTGATGCAGAGATGCACAGGCATCACCTTGAGAGTTTACTGGACCAGAGAGACCGAGAGATTAATGCACTAAGAGAG GAGCTGCATCGTCGATACGAGGGCACGCCCGAGTCCACTAAAACTAAAGCTCTACAGACTGTCATCGACATGAAG GATGCAAAAATCAATTCAATGGAGCGTGGCCTGAGAGACATGGAGGAGGAGCTGCTAATGCTAAAATCCAACGGACTTCTGAGCTGTGAGGAGCGTCAGGAGGAGATGAAGCAGATGGAGGTCTACCGGAGCCACACGAAATTCATGAAGAACAAG ATGGAGCAAGTGAAGCAGGACCTTTCCAGGAAAGACACTGAGCTGCTTGGTTTGCAGACCAAGCTGGAGACGCTCACCAACCAGTTCTCAGACAGCAAGCAGCACATAGAAGTCCTCAAGGAGTCCCTCACTGCCAAGGAGCAGCGAGCTGCCATCCTACAGACCGAG GTGGATGCCTTGCGCCTGCGCTTGGAAGAGAAGGAGGCAACTCTGAATAAGAAGAGCAAGCAGATACAAGAGATATCAGAAGAGAAGGGCACGCTCAACGGGGAGATCCACGACCTCAAGGACATGCTGGAGGTTAAGGAGCGCAAAGTGAATGTGCTACAGAAGAAG ATTGAGAACCTGCAGGAGCAGCTGAGGGACAAGGAGAAGCAGATGAGCAGTCTGAAGGAAAGAGTAAAGTCTTTGCAGGCAGACACTTCCAACACTGACACTGCTCTCACCACACTGGAGGAGTCTCTTGCAGAAAAG GAGCGCATCATTGAGCGTCTAAAAGAGCAGCGAGACAGAGACGACAGAGAGAGGACGGAAGAGATCGAGAGTAACAAAAAGGAACTAAAAGAGTTGAAGGAGAGACTGAGCTTACTGCAGGGAGACCTATCAGACAGAGAG acGTCTCTTTTGGACCTGAAGGAGCATGCATCGTCCCTGGCCTCGTCTGGGCTGAAGAAAGACTCCAAACTCAAGAGTATGGAGATTGCCTTGGAGCAGAAGAGGGAGGAGCTCTTCAAAGTGGAGAACCAGCTTAAGAGA GCACAAAATGCAGCCCTGGAGGCCCAGGCCAACACTGAGGTGGCTGAGCGCATTAAGAACCTCGAACAGGAAGTGGCTCGCCACAAAGAGGATTCTGGGAAGGCCCAGGCTGAGGTGGACCGCCTGCTGGAGATCCTTCGGGAAATGGAGAATGAGAAGAATGACAAGGACAAAAAGATCAATGAGCTGGAAAG GCAGATGAAGGACCAGTCGAAGAAAGTGGCATCTCTGAAGCACAAGGAGCAGGTGGAGAAAAGCAGGAATGCTCGACTCATGGACGAGGCCAGGAAGAGGGAGGACAACATGTCTGAGAGCTCCCAGCAGGTGAAG GACACTCTGCGTCAGAAATCGGAGCGCATAGAAGAGCTGGAGGAGGCCCTGAGAGAGAGCGTTCAGATCACTGCTGAGCGAGAGATGGTGCTGGCACAGGAGGAGGCTGCCAGGTCACTCCAGGAGAAACAG ATGGAGGAGCTGCTTGGAGCAATGGAGAAAGTAAAGCAGGAGCTGGAGTCCATGAGGGCCAAGCTGGCCTCCACCCAGCAGTCTCTTTGTGAGAAAGAGACACACCTCTCAACTCTGCGAGCTGAGCGCAGGAAACACCTGGAGGAGGTGCTGGAGATGAA GCAGGAGGCGCTGCTGGCTGCAATTAGCGAGAAGGATGCTAACATTGCCCTGCTGGAGTTGTCCTCctccaagaagaagaagacccaGGATGAGGTGGCTCTGCTGAAACGGGAGAAGGACAGACTGGTGCAACAGCTCAAACAGCAG ACTCAGAACCGAATGAAACTGATGGCAGACAACTATGAGGACGACCATCTGAAGACCGCTTCGGACCAGACCAATCACAAACCCTCTCCAGATCAG ATGATAACCCCTCTTCTAGCCCTGTCCCAGAACCGCAGTAAGCTCAAGCTCTACATCGCCCACCTGACAGACCTCTGCCATGACCGGGACCCCAGCATCCTCAGCCAGCTCACGGCGCCCTCTCACTACCACCACAGCGACCCTGAAGACTGGGAGGAGGAGCTCCAGAAGATGAGTGGGGAACAG ttGGAGCGAGAGCTGCAGGTGTGTGAGAAGGAGAGCGGAGAGCTGCAGGAGTACGCCAACTCTGTTCTCCAGCAGATCGCAGACTACTGCCCCGATATCCTGGAGCAGGTTGTCAATGCCCTGGAGGAGTCATGCTGA
- the LOC116694357 gene encoding ELKS/Rab6-interacting/CAST family member 1 isoform X2, translating to MYGSARSVGRGDANHSSGRDGGGTGNQGSGRSPRLPRSPRMGHRRTNSTGGSGGGPGGAGGKTLSMENIQSLNAAYATSGPMYLSDNEVAMTGDHLPKSGGTVTTMGRHRVTYGSRGNSSGVVAASTPNISTSVAANAVLPSGMMAGDALAFGDHHMASTVPHSLRQARDNTILDLQAQLKEILRENEMLRREVEVKESKLSSSMNSIKTFWSPELKKERALRKDEVSKITVWKEQYRVIQDEAQHLQMTVQALQDELRIQRDLNQLLQQDPSIQGRDLTLTSEPTEENYRRLQAEHERQAKELFLLRKTLEEMELRIDTQKQTLGARDESIKKLLEMLQSKGPSAKASEEDQERTRRLADAEMHRHHLESLLDQRDREINALREELHRRYEGTPESTKTKALQTVIDMKDAKINSMERGLRDMEEELLMLKSNGLLSCEERQEEMKQMEVYRSHTKFMKNKMEQVKQDLSRKDTELLGLQTKLETLTNQFSDSKQHIEVLKESLTAKEQRAAILQTEVDALRLRLEEKEATLNKKSKQIQEISEEKGTLNGEIHDLKDMLEVKERKVNVLQKKIENLQEQLRDKEKQMSSLKERVKSLQADTSNTDTALTTLEESLAEKERIIERLKEQRDRDDRERTEEIESNKKELKELKERLSLLQGDLSDRETSLLDLKEHASSLASSGLKKDSKLKSMEIALEQKREELFKVENQLKRAQNAALEAQANTEVAERIKNLEQEVARHKEDSGKAQAEVDRLLEILREMENEKNDKDKKINELERQMKDQSKKVASLKHKEQVEKSRNARLMDEARKREDNMSESSQQVKDTLRQKSERIEELEEALRESVQITAEREMVLAQEEAARSLQEKQKHSLNPLHESNLAHFKWSKMEELLGAMEKVKQELESMRAKLASTQQSLCEKETHLSTLRAERRKHLEEVLEMKQEALLAAISEKDANIALLELSSSKKKKTQDEVALLKREKDRLVQQLKQQTQNRMKLMADNYEDDHLKTASDQTNHKPSPDQMITPLLALSQNRSKLKLYIAHLTDLCHDRDPSILSQLTAPSHYHHSDPEDWEEELQKMSGEQLERELQVCEKESGELQEYANSVLQQIADYCPDILEQVVNALEESC from the exons ATGTACGGTAGTGCCCGTTCTGTTGGCAGAGGGGATGCCAACCATAGCAGCGGAAGAGATGGAGGTGGTACTGGTAATCAGGGATCTGGCCGTTCCCCACGCCTTCCCCGTTCCCCTCGGATGGGACACCGTCGCACCAACAGCACCGGGGGCAGTGGAGGAGGTCCCGGAGGAGCAGGAGGCAAGACGCTTTCCATGGAGAACATCCAGTCCCTCAATGCTGCATATGCAACCTCAGGACCAATGTACCTGAGTGACAATGAGGTTGCCATGACAGGTGACCACCTTCCCAAAAGTGGTGGCACAGTGACGACCATGGGGAGACACAGGGTGACATATGGGTCAAGGGGCAACAGCAGTGGAGTTGTGGCAGCGAGCACCCCCAACATCTCCACCTCAGTGGCAGCCAATGCTGTGCTGCCATCAGGCATGATGGCAGGTGATGCTCTAGCTTTTGGGGACCACCACATGGCCTCCACTGTTCCCCATTCTCTAAGGCAGGCCAGAGACAACACCATACTTGACCTGCAGGCCCAACTGAAAGAG ATTCTGCGTGAGAATGAGATGTTGCGACGAGAAGTGGAAGTAAAGGAGAGCAAGCTAAGCTCCTCCATGAATTCTATCAAGACTTTCTGGAGCCCAGAATTAAAAAAGGAGCGAGCTCTCAGGAAAGATGAGGTTTCTAAGATCACTGTCTGGAAGGAACAATACCGTGTGATTCAAGATGAAGCACAG CATCTCCAGATGACTGTTCAGGCTCTTCAGGATGAGCTAAGGATTCAGAGGGACCTGAACCAGCTGCTCCAGCAAGACCCCAGCATCCAAGGCCGAGACCTGACCCTGACATCTGAACCTACGGAGGAGAACTACCGGCGGCTACAAGCCGAGCATGAGAGGCAGGCCAAAGAGCTCTTTCTCCTTAGGAAGACCCTGGAGGAGATGGAGCTGAGGATTGACACACAGAAGCAAACCCTGGGAGCCAGAGATGAGTCCATCAAGAAACTTCTTGAGATGCTGCAGAGCAAAG GGCCTTCTGCCAAGGCATCAGAGGAGGACCAGGAGCGGACCAGGAGACTGGCTGATGCAGAGATGCACAGGCATCACCTTGAGAGTTTACTGGACCAGAGAGACCGAGAGATTAATGCACTAAGAGAG GAGCTGCATCGTCGATACGAGGGCACGCCCGAGTCCACTAAAACTAAAGCTCTACAGACTGTCATCGACATGAAG GATGCAAAAATCAATTCAATGGAGCGTGGCCTGAGAGACATGGAGGAGGAGCTGCTAATGCTAAAATCCAACGGACTTCTGAGCTGTGAGGAGCGTCAGGAGGAGATGAAGCAGATGGAGGTCTACCGGAGCCACACGAAATTCATGAAGAACAAG ATGGAGCAAGTGAAGCAGGACCTTTCCAGGAAAGACACTGAGCTGCTTGGTTTGCAGACCAAGCTGGAGACGCTCACCAACCAGTTCTCAGACAGCAAGCAGCACATAGAAGTCCTCAAGGAGTCCCTCACTGCCAAGGAGCAGCGAGCTGCCATCCTACAGACCGAG GTGGATGCCTTGCGCCTGCGCTTGGAAGAGAAGGAGGCAACTCTGAATAAGAAGAGCAAGCAGATACAAGAGATATCAGAAGAGAAGGGCACGCTCAACGGGGAGATCCACGACCTCAAGGACATGCTGGAGGTTAAGGAGCGCAAAGTGAATGTGCTACAGAAGAAG ATTGAGAACCTGCAGGAGCAGCTGAGGGACAAGGAGAAGCAGATGAGCAGTCTGAAGGAAAGAGTAAAGTCTTTGCAGGCAGACACTTCCAACACTGACACTGCTCTCACCACACTGGAGGAGTCTCTTGCAGAAAAG GAGCGCATCATTGAGCGTCTAAAAGAGCAGCGAGACAGAGACGACAGAGAGAGGACGGAAGAGATCGAGAGTAACAAAAAGGAACTAAAAGAGTTGAAGGAGAGACTGAGCTTACTGCAGGGAGACCTATCAGACAGAGAG acGTCTCTTTTGGACCTGAAGGAGCATGCATCGTCCCTGGCCTCGTCTGGGCTGAAGAAAGACTCCAAACTCAAGAGTATGGAGATTGCCTTGGAGCAGAAGAGGGAGGAGCTCTTCAAAGTGGAGAACCAGCTTAAGAGA GCACAAAATGCAGCCCTGGAGGCCCAGGCCAACACTGAGGTGGCTGAGCGCATTAAGAACCTCGAACAGGAAGTGGCTCGCCACAAAGAGGATTCTGGGAAGGCCCAGGCTGAGGTGGACCGCCTGCTGGAGATCCTTCGGGAAATGGAGAATGAGAAGAATGACAAGGACAAAAAGATCAATGAGCTGGAAAG GCAGATGAAGGACCAGTCGAAGAAAGTGGCATCTCTGAAGCACAAGGAGCAGGTGGAGAAAAGCAGGAATGCTCGACTCATGGACGAGGCCAGGAAGAGGGAGGACAACATGTCTGAGAGCTCCCAGCAGGTGAAG GACACTCTGCGTCAGAAATCGGAGCGCATAGAAGAGCTGGAGGAGGCCCTGAGAGAGAGCGTTCAGATCACTGCTGAGCGAGAGATGGTGCTGGCACAGGAGGAGGCTGCCAGGTCACTCCAGGAGAAACAG AAGCACTCACTCAATCCACTGCATGAGTCCAACCTCGCCCACTTTAAGTGGTCTAAG ATGGAGGAGCTGCTTGGAGCAATGGAGAAAGTAAAGCAGGAGCTGGAGTCCATGAGGGCCAAGCTGGCCTCCACCCAGCAGTCTCTTTGTGAGAAAGAGACACACCTCTCAACTCTGCGAGCTGAGCGCAGGAAACACCTGGAGGAGGTGCTGGAGATGAA GCAGGAGGCGCTGCTGGCTGCAATTAGCGAGAAGGATGCTAACATTGCCCTGCTGGAGTTGTCCTCctccaagaagaagaagacccaGGATGAGGTGGCTCTGCTGAAACGGGAGAAGGACAGACTGGTGCAACAGCTCAAACAGCAG ACTCAGAACCGAATGAAACTGATGGCAGACAACTATGAGGACGACCATCTGAAGACCGCTTCGGACCAGACCAATCACAAACCCTCTCCAGATCAG ATGATAACCCCTCTTCTAGCCCTGTCCCAGAACCGCAGTAAGCTCAAGCTCTACATCGCCCACCTGACAGACCTCTGCCATGACCGGGACCCCAGCATCCTCAGCCAGCTCACGGCGCCCTCTCACTACCACCACAGCGACCCTGAAGACTGGGAGGAGGAGCTCCAGAAGATGAGTGGGGAACAG ttGGAGCGAGAGCTGCAGGTGTGTGAGAAGGAGAGCGGAGAGCTGCAGGAGTACGCCAACTCTGTTCTCCAGCAGATCGCAGACTACTGCCCCGATATCCTGGAGCAGGTTGTCAATGCCCTGGAGGAGTCATGCTGA
- the LOC116694357 gene encoding ELKS/Rab6-interacting/CAST family member 1 isoform X3 translates to MYGSARSVGRGDANHSSGRDGGGTGNQGSGRSPRLPRSPRMGHRRTNSTGGSGGGPGGAGGKTLSMENIQSLNAAYATSGPMYLSDNEVAMTGDHLPKSGGTVTTMGRHRVTYGSRGNSSGVVAASTPNISTSVAANAVLPSGMMAGDALAFGDHHMASTVPHSLRQARDNTILDLQAQLKEILRENEMLRREVEVKESKLSSSMNSIKTFWSPELKKERALRKDEVSKITVWKEQYRVIQDEAQHLQMTVQALQDELRIQRDLNQLLQQDPSIQGRDLTLTSEPTEENYRRLQAEHERQAKELFLLRKTLEEMELRIDTQKQTLGARDESIKKLLEMLQSKGPSAKASEEDQERTRRLADAEMHRHHLESLLDQRDREINALREELHRRYEGTPESTKTKALQTVIDMKDAKINSMERGLRDMEEELLMLKSNGLLSCEERQEEMKQMEVYRSHTKFMKNKMEQVKQDLSRKDTELLGLQTKLETLTNQFSDSKQHIEVLKESLTAKEQRAAILQTEVDALRLRLEEKEATLNKKSKQIQEISEEKGTLNGEIHDLKDMLEVKERKVNVLQKKIENLQEQLRDKEKQMSSLKERVKSLQADTSNTDTALTTLEESLAEKERIIERLKEQRDRDDRERTEEIESNKKELKELKERLSLLQGDLSDRETSLLDLKEHASSLASSGLKKDSKLKSMEIALEQKREELFKVENQLKRAQNAALEAQANTEVAERIKNLEQEVARHKEDSGKAQAEVDRLLEILREMENEKNDKDKKINELESFASRQMKDQSKKVASLKHKEQVEKSRNARLMDEARKREDNMSESSQQVKDTLRQKSERIEELEEALRESVQITAEREMVLAQEEAARSLQEKQMEELLGAMEKVKQELESMRAKLASTQQSLCEKETHLSTLRAERRKHLEEVLEMKQEALLAAISEKDANIALLELSSSKKKKTQDEVALLKREKDRLVQQLKQQTQNRMKLMADNYEDDHLKTASDQTNHKPSPDQMITPLLALSQNRSKLKLYIAHLTDLCHDRDPSILSQLTAPSHYHHSDPEDWEEELQKMSGEQLERELQVCEKESGELQEYANSVLQQIADYCPDILEQVVNALEESC, encoded by the exons ATGTACGGTAGTGCCCGTTCTGTTGGCAGAGGGGATGCCAACCATAGCAGCGGAAGAGATGGAGGTGGTACTGGTAATCAGGGATCTGGCCGTTCCCCACGCCTTCCCCGTTCCCCTCGGATGGGACACCGTCGCACCAACAGCACCGGGGGCAGTGGAGGAGGTCCCGGAGGAGCAGGAGGCAAGACGCTTTCCATGGAGAACATCCAGTCCCTCAATGCTGCATATGCAACCTCAGGACCAATGTACCTGAGTGACAATGAGGTTGCCATGACAGGTGACCACCTTCCCAAAAGTGGTGGCACAGTGACGACCATGGGGAGACACAGGGTGACATATGGGTCAAGGGGCAACAGCAGTGGAGTTGTGGCAGCGAGCACCCCCAACATCTCCACCTCAGTGGCAGCCAATGCTGTGCTGCCATCAGGCATGATGGCAGGTGATGCTCTAGCTTTTGGGGACCACCACATGGCCTCCACTGTTCCCCATTCTCTAAGGCAGGCCAGAGACAACACCATACTTGACCTGCAGGCCCAACTGAAAGAG ATTCTGCGTGAGAATGAGATGTTGCGACGAGAAGTGGAAGTAAAGGAGAGCAAGCTAAGCTCCTCCATGAATTCTATCAAGACTTTCTGGAGCCCAGAATTAAAAAAGGAGCGAGCTCTCAGGAAAGATGAGGTTTCTAAGATCACTGTCTGGAAGGAACAATACCGTGTGATTCAAGATGAAGCACAG CATCTCCAGATGACTGTTCAGGCTCTTCAGGATGAGCTAAGGATTCAGAGGGACCTGAACCAGCTGCTCCAGCAAGACCCCAGCATCCAAGGCCGAGACCTGACCCTGACATCTGAACCTACGGAGGAGAACTACCGGCGGCTACAAGCCGAGCATGAGAGGCAGGCCAAAGAGCTCTTTCTCCTTAGGAAGACCCTGGAGGAGATGGAGCTGAGGATTGACACACAGAAGCAAACCCTGGGAGCCAGAGATGAGTCCATCAAGAAACTTCTTGAGATGCTGCAGAGCAAAG GGCCTTCTGCCAAGGCATCAGAGGAGGACCAGGAGCGGACCAGGAGACTGGCTGATGCAGAGATGCACAGGCATCACCTTGAGAGTTTACTGGACCAGAGAGACCGAGAGATTAATGCACTAAGAGAG GAGCTGCATCGTCGATACGAGGGCACGCCCGAGTCCACTAAAACTAAAGCTCTACAGACTGTCATCGACATGAAG GATGCAAAAATCAATTCAATGGAGCGTGGCCTGAGAGACATGGAGGAGGAGCTGCTAATGCTAAAATCCAACGGACTTCTGAGCTGTGAGGAGCGTCAGGAGGAGATGAAGCAGATGGAGGTCTACCGGAGCCACACGAAATTCATGAAGAACAAG ATGGAGCAAGTGAAGCAGGACCTTTCCAGGAAAGACACTGAGCTGCTTGGTTTGCAGACCAAGCTGGAGACGCTCACCAACCAGTTCTCAGACAGCAAGCAGCACATAGAAGTCCTCAAGGAGTCCCTCACTGCCAAGGAGCAGCGAGCTGCCATCCTACAGACCGAG GTGGATGCCTTGCGCCTGCGCTTGGAAGAGAAGGAGGCAACTCTGAATAAGAAGAGCAAGCAGATACAAGAGATATCAGAAGAGAAGGGCACGCTCAACGGGGAGATCCACGACCTCAAGGACATGCTGGAGGTTAAGGAGCGCAAAGTGAATGTGCTACAGAAGAAG ATTGAGAACCTGCAGGAGCAGCTGAGGGACAAGGAGAAGCAGATGAGCAGTCTGAAGGAAAGAGTAAAGTCTTTGCAGGCAGACACTTCCAACACTGACACTGCTCTCACCACACTGGAGGAGTCTCTTGCAGAAAAG GAGCGCATCATTGAGCGTCTAAAAGAGCAGCGAGACAGAGACGACAGAGAGAGGACGGAAGAGATCGAGAGTAACAAAAAGGAACTAAAAGAGTTGAAGGAGAGACTGAGCTTACTGCAGGGAGACCTATCAGACAGAGAG acGTCTCTTTTGGACCTGAAGGAGCATGCATCGTCCCTGGCCTCGTCTGGGCTGAAGAAAGACTCCAAACTCAAGAGTATGGAGATTGCCTTGGAGCAGAAGAGGGAGGAGCTCTTCAAAGTGGAGAACCAGCTTAAGAGA GCACAAAATGCAGCCCTGGAGGCCCAGGCCAACACTGAGGTGGCTGAGCGCATTAAGAACCTCGAACAGGAAGTGGCTCGCCACAAAGAGGATTCTGGGAAGGCCCAGGCTGAGGTGGACCGCCTGCTGGAGATCCTTCGGGAAATGGAGAATGAGAAGAATGACAAGGACAAAAAGATCAATGAGCTGGAAAG TTTTGCCTCCAG GCAGATGAAGGACCAGTCGAAGAAAGTGGCATCTCTGAAGCACAAGGAGCAGGTGGAGAAAAGCAGGAATGCTCGACTCATGGACGAGGCCAGGAAGAGGGAGGACAACATGTCTGAGAGCTCCCAGCAGGTGAAG GACACTCTGCGTCAGAAATCGGAGCGCATAGAAGAGCTGGAGGAGGCCCTGAGAGAGAGCGTTCAGATCACTGCTGAGCGAGAGATGGTGCTGGCACAGGAGGAGGCTGCCAGGTCACTCCAGGAGAAACAG ATGGAGGAGCTGCTTGGAGCAATGGAGAAAGTAAAGCAGGAGCTGGAGTCCATGAGGGCCAAGCTGGCCTCCACCCAGCAGTCTCTTTGTGAGAAAGAGACACACCTCTCAACTCTGCGAGCTGAGCGCAGGAAACACCTGGAGGAGGTGCTGGAGATGAA GCAGGAGGCGCTGCTGGCTGCAATTAGCGAGAAGGATGCTAACATTGCCCTGCTGGAGTTGTCCTCctccaagaagaagaagacccaGGATGAGGTGGCTCTGCTGAAACGGGAGAAGGACAGACTGGTGCAACAGCTCAAACAGCAG ACTCAGAACCGAATGAAACTGATGGCAGACAACTATGAGGACGACCATCTGAAGACCGCTTCGGACCAGACCAATCACAAACCCTCTCCAGATCAG ATGATAACCCCTCTTCTAGCCCTGTCCCAGAACCGCAGTAAGCTCAAGCTCTACATCGCCCACCTGACAGACCTCTGCCATGACCGGGACCCCAGCATCCTCAGCCAGCTCACGGCGCCCTCTCACTACCACCACAGCGACCCTGAAGACTGGGAGGAGGAGCTCCAGAAGATGAGTGGGGAACAG ttGGAGCGAGAGCTGCAGGTGTGTGAGAAGGAGAGCGGAGAGCTGCAGGAGTACGCCAACTCTGTTCTCCAGCAGATCGCAGACTACTGCCCCGATATCCTGGAGCAGGTTGTCAATGCCCTGGAGGAGTCATGCTGA